In Devosia sp. XK-2, one DNA window encodes the following:
- a CDS encoding SDR family oxidoreductase → MTGGIAQFDLTGRRALVTGSSRGLGLAMAKALAGAGAELVLNGRDEVALGQAAADLAASGAKVSALAFDVTSPDSVSEAIAHCESQIGPIDILVNNAGKQIRGSLETFSHENFEAILSAHVVSTFSVSKAVAQHMLARGRGKIINICSIMTDHARASIAPYGAAKAAIANLTRGMAADWAPRGLHINAIAPGYFQTDLNRSLLDDPSFDGWVKQRTPMGRWGNPEELGPAAIFLASDASSFVNGHILYVDGAFTATV, encoded by the coding sequence ATGACCGGCGGAATCGCGCAGTTCGACCTCACTGGCCGACGCGCCCTGGTGACCGGATCGAGCCGGGGCCTGGGGCTGGCAATGGCGAAGGCCCTGGCCGGCGCCGGCGCCGAACTTGTGCTCAATGGCCGCGACGAGGTGGCGCTGGGCCAAGCGGCAGCCGACCTGGCCGCAAGCGGCGCCAAGGTGTCCGCACTGGCCTTCGACGTGACCAGCCCCGACAGCGTGTCGGAGGCCATCGCTCATTGCGAGAGCCAAATCGGCCCCATCGACATATTGGTCAACAATGCGGGCAAGCAGATTCGCGGCTCGCTCGAGACCTTCAGCCACGAGAATTTCGAGGCCATACTCAGCGCCCATGTGGTTTCCACTTTTTCGGTCAGCAAAGCGGTGGCCCAACACATGCTGGCTCGTGGCCGCGGCAAGATCATCAATATCTGCTCGATCATGACCGACCACGCCCGCGCCAGCATCGCACCCTATGGCGCCGCCAAGGCCGCCATTGCCAATCTGACCCGCGGCATGGCCGCGGACTGGGCGCCCCGGGGATTGCATATCAACGCCATCGCGCCAGGTTATTTCCAGACCGACTTGAACCGGTCGCTGCTGGACGATCCCAGCTTCGACGGCTGGGTCAAACAGCGCACCCCCATGGGGCGATGGGGAAACCCCGAGGAGCTCGGTCCAGCTGCCATTTTTCTTGCTTCGGACGCATCCAGTTTCGTGAACGGACACATTCTCTATGTCGACGGCGCCTTCACAGCCACGGTTTGA
- a CDS encoding gluconokinase, whose protein sequence is MSTAPSQPRFEPARIIVVMGVSSSGKSTVGAALGRALHAPFLDGDQYHPAANVEKMRAGTPLTDADRWPWLEAFALALRQAAGKKDVAVGACSALKRAYRDFITEKAGEPVLFIHLEGSREVIGERMAKRKHEYMPTSLLDSQFATLEVPDAATENVMTVPVTDSVDKIVRTVTGTLDHLKSFKRWQ, encoded by the coding sequence ATGTCGACGGCGCCTTCACAGCCACGGTTTGAACCGGCCCGCATCATTGTCGTGATGGGTGTCAGTTCGTCCGGAAAGTCCACTGTCGGGGCGGCGCTGGGCCGCGCCCTGCATGCGCCCTTTCTCGACGGCGACCAATATCATCCGGCGGCCAATGTTGAAAAAATGCGCGCCGGAACCCCTTTGACCGATGCCGACCGGTGGCCCTGGCTGGAAGCATTTGCATTGGCACTGCGACAAGCAGCCGGAAAAAAGGATGTGGCCGTCGGCGCATGCTCCGCTCTCAAGCGCGCCTATCGCGATTTCATAACTGAGAAAGCCGGGGAGCCGGTGCTGTTCATTCATCTCGAGGGCAGCCGCGAGGTCATCGGCGAGCGCATGGCCAAGCGCAAACACGAATATATGCCCACAAGCCTGCTCGACAGCCAGTTCGCCACACTCGAGGTCCCCGATGCGGCGACCGAAAATGTCATGACCGTTCCCGTGACCGATAGCGTCGACAAGATCGTGCGTACCGTTACCGGCACGCTGGATCATCTCAAGAGCTTCAAACGCTGGCAATAA
- a CDS encoding saccharopine dehydrogenase NADP-binding domain-containing protein produces the protein MRTILIVGGYGTVGRKIARQLAQRGDMAVIIAGRNLDKAQSAAKDLGVAARKIDIEDAATWGSALASVDLVVAAIDQSETGFVEHLGAQRIAYIDVTAGDAFFRKVEALDLPRPTLLSVGLAPGLTNLLAVNAASDIETLDSIDIGILMGTGDEHGAAAIAWSTAQMFDPEAPRNDKVLEFGPGFGRRKAYFMDFADQHVLNRTLGSAKAVTRVTYDSAFLTAALFWAGRRFAGNKTVEGIVRRISHMPTFGTDKCVLSVTATGRTNGQPILRSAHFYGQREASVTAAVAVATVEEMLAGRIKNGVQHIHQCIEPATIFAKLEKWGHGRFASPPLRSTVVP, from the coding sequence ATGCGCACCATCTTGATCGTCGGCGGCTATGGTACCGTCGGCCGAAAAATTGCCCGCCAATTGGCCCAGCGCGGTGACATGGCCGTCATCATTGCCGGGAGAAACTTGGACAAGGCACAGTCGGCTGCCAAGGATCTAGGCGTAGCGGCACGCAAGATCGACATCGAGGATGCAGCAACCTGGGGGAGCGCGCTGGCATCGGTGGACCTTGTGGTGGCCGCCATCGATCAGTCAGAAACCGGCTTCGTGGAACATCTTGGCGCCCAGCGCATCGCCTATATCGACGTCACGGCCGGCGATGCCTTTTTCCGCAAGGTCGAAGCACTCGACCTGCCGCGCCCCACGCTTCTTTCGGTGGGGCTGGCGCCTGGCCTTACCAATCTTCTTGCTGTCAATGCAGCATCAGACATCGAAACGCTCGACAGCATCGACATCGGCATATTGATGGGAACGGGCGATGAGCACGGTGCCGCAGCAATCGCCTGGTCCACGGCGCAAATGTTCGATCCAGAGGCCCCTCGAAACGACAAAGTGCTGGAGTTCGGGCCCGGTTTTGGCAGGCGCAAGGCCTACTTCATGGATTTTGCCGATCAGCACGTGCTGAACCGGACGCTCGGTAGCGCGAAGGCGGTCACGCGCGTGACCTATGATTCAGCATTTCTGACGGCGGCCCTGTTCTGGGCCGGTCGTCGTTTCGCTGGCAATAAGACCGTCGAGGGCATCGTGCGGCGGATCAGCCATATGCCGACATTTGGCACGGATAAGTGCGTGCTATCCGTCACCGCCACGGGCCGGACGAACGGGCAGCCCATTTTGCGCAGCGCCCACTTCTATGGCCAGCGAGAAGCTTCCGTAACCGCCGCCGTCGCAGTTGCCACTGTCGAGGAAATGCTGGCGGGCCGGATAAAGAACGGAGTGCAACATATCCACCAATGCATTGAGCCAGCGACCATCTTTGCCAAGCTCGAAAAATGGGGACATGGACGGTTCGCCTCTCCGCCACTCCGTTCCACCGTGGTGCCATAG
- a CDS encoding SDR family oxidoreductase, which translates to MTKDFLGKVALVTGAASGIGEAIAVQLADRGAKVIAADLNGDAAEKVAGAIKAKGAEAAALAVDVAKAEQVEMAVRFAVDTFGRLDLGVNNAGIGGAAAPLSDYTLDDWHKVIDVNLNAVFYCMKYEIAAMLKSGGGAIVNMASILGSVAFPNAPAYVTAKHGVVGMTKSAAVDYAKKGIRVTAVGPGFIDTPLLAALPAETMDYVKSLHPIGRMGTSEEVAALTLFLLSDAASNITGSYHLVDGGYVAL; encoded by the coding sequence ATGACCAAGGATTTTCTAGGTAAGGTCGCGCTGGTCACCGGCGCGGCATCAGGGATTGGCGAAGCGATTGCCGTTCAACTGGCCGATCGCGGTGCGAAGGTGATCGCGGCCGATCTCAACGGTGACGCGGCGGAGAAGGTCGCCGGCGCAATCAAGGCCAAAGGCGCGGAAGCGGCCGCATTAGCGGTGGATGTGGCGAAGGCCGAGCAGGTGGAAATGGCGGTTCGGTTCGCCGTGGATACCTTCGGCAGGCTCGATCTTGGGGTCAATAATGCCGGCATTGGCGGCGCGGCTGCACCCCTGAGCGATTATACACTCGATGATTGGCACAAGGTCATCGACGTCAATCTCAATGCAGTCTTCTATTGTATGAAATATGAGATCGCCGCCATGCTGAAATCGGGCGGTGGCGCCATCGTCAATATGGCGTCCATTCTCGGATCAGTAGCGTTTCCGAATGCGCCCGCCTATGTCACAGCCAAGCATGGCGTTGTCGGCATGACCAAGTCGGCCGCTGTGGATTATGCCAAAAAGGGTATTCGCGTAACCGCCGTGGGTCCCGGCTTCATCGATACTCCGCTCCTGGCCGCATTGCCGGCGGAAACGATGGATTATGTCAAATCACTCCATCCGATCGGCCGTATGGGCACATCCGAGGAGGTCGCGGCGCTGACGCTGTTCCTGCTCTCGGATGCGGCGTCCAATATCACCGGCTCCTACCATCTGGTGGATGGCGGCTACGTGGCGCTGTAA
- a CDS encoding DMT family transporter yields MSAIIHASADHAHLGQLIFWRSALALPPIIAYLALRGQLGVAIRTRRPGKHLLRGVLGCVVMALNFTALAHLSVGVATALSYLTPILSMLAAMVLLKERISALVALGVLLGFAGVLIMLFPALVGSDMRDGALIGIAAGIGMAATNALSRVQVKDLTRTDPPASIALSFGVLSTLLGAATMVLGWMPLDHQTLLMLMGAGLLGGIGHVAMVEAVARAPVSLLAGYEYTGIIWAFFFDAVLLGIHLDGWNVLGAGIIVLAALSVAIGQGTFRRPITGTAGVA; encoded by the coding sequence ATGTCGGCCATCATTCACGCCTCGGCGGATCACGCTCATCTTGGCCAATTGATCTTTTGGCGCAGTGCCCTGGCTCTGCCGCCGATCATTGCCTATCTGGCGCTTCGCGGCCAGCTCGGCGTGGCCATTCGCACCCGGCGTCCCGGCAAGCACCTGCTGCGCGGCGTCCTGGGATGCGTCGTCATGGCCCTCAATTTCACCGCGCTCGCCCATTTGTCAGTGGGTGTCGCGACAGCGTTGAGCTATCTCACGCCAATCCTGTCCATGCTGGCAGCCATGGTGCTGCTCAAGGAGCGGATATCGGCGCTAGTGGCTCTGGGGGTGCTGCTGGGATTTGCGGGCGTCCTTATCATGTTGTTTCCGGCGCTGGTTGGCAGCGACATGCGAGATGGCGCCCTGATCGGAATTGCTGCCGGCATCGGCATGGCGGCGACCAATGCCCTGTCCCGTGTGCAGGTGAAGGACCTGACCCGCACCGATCCGCCTGCCAGCATTGCCCTGTCCTTCGGCGTTCTGAGTACGCTATTGGGCGCGGCGACGATGGTATTGGGCTGGATGCCGCTCGACCATCAAACGTTGCTTATGCTGATGGGGGCCGGGCTACTGGGTGGCATCGGGCATGTGGCGATGGTGGAGGCCGTGGCGCGTGCGCCGGTCTCATTGCTGGCCGGTTATGAATATACCGGCATTATCTGGGCCTTTTTCTTCGATGCGGTGCTGCTGGGCATTCACCTCGACGGCTGGAATGTGCTGGGCGCCGGCATCATTGTGCTGGCGGCCCTTTCGGTGGCCATCGGGCAGGGCACGTTCCGCCGCCCGATCACGGGAACGGCCGGGGTCGCATGA
- a CDS encoding MerR family transcriptional regulator: MRKTYTVNQLARLAGISVRTLHHYDEIGLLKPAFTGENRYRYYGEEELLRLQQILIHRELDIPLAEIAAVLDAPDFDRLETLQRQRDRLEEQAKRYAGMIRTIDRTIARLKGEGTMKDAELYSGIVAPEKQAEYEAWLVDRYGSDMQKQIDRSREQMAGLSQADQTAMMEELRIIEQSLAQSMVDGLPPQATALDSMIERHRAWVGSTWGRDCGPEAYAGLADIYEHPDFRKRYETIAPGFADYLITAMKAWARRQS, encoded by the coding sequence ATGAGAAAGACCTACACCGTCAATCAATTGGCTCGGCTGGCCGGGATCTCGGTGCGCACTTTGCACCACTATGATGAGATCGGTTTGCTCAAGCCCGCATTCACCGGTGAGAACCGCTATCGCTACTATGGCGAGGAGGAATTGCTGCGCCTGCAGCAAATCCTGATCCATCGAGAACTGGATATTCCATTGGCCGAGATTGCCGCCGTTCTCGATGCGCCCGATTTCGACAGGCTCGAGACGCTGCAGAGGCAGCGGGACCGGTTGGAAGAACAAGCGAAGCGTTACGCCGGTATGATCCGGACGATCGACCGCACGATCGCCCGTCTCAAAGGAGAAGGCACAATGAAGGACGCTGAACTCTATTCCGGCATCGTCGCGCCGGAAAAGCAGGCCGAATACGAGGCCTGGCTGGTGGATCGGTATGGCAGCGATATGCAAAAGCAAATTGATCGCAGCCGGGAGCAGATGGCCGGCCTGTCGCAGGCAGATCAGACCGCAATGATGGAGGAGCTCAGGATCATTGAGCAGAGCCTGGCGCAGAGCATGGTCGATGGCTTGCCGCCTCAGGCTACAGCACTAGACTCGATGATAGAGCGGCATCGGGCCTGGGTCGGATCGACATGGGGGCGGGATTGTGGGCCCGAGGCCTATGCGGGCCTGGCAGACATTTATGAACACCCCGACTTCCGCAAGCGTTATGAGACCATTGCGCCAGGATTTGCCGACTATCTGATCACGGCCATGAAAGCCTGGGCGCGGCGGCAGAGTTAG
- a CDS encoding CYTH domain-containing protein yields the protein MAEEIERKFLVVGEDWRASVTGRKRLIQGYLSSNARATVRIRILDDARAVLTLKGPSNGITRSEFEYEVPLADGRELMALARPNVVEKTRHLVPHNGLVWEIDVFEGAHAGLVMAEIELTSADQAIVLPDWVGQEVSLDDRYANASLARTPGVPAIDPHVA from the coding sequence ATGGCTGAGGAAATCGAGCGCAAGTTTCTGGTGGTGGGCGAAGACTGGCGTGCCAGCGTCACCGGGCGGAAACGGCTGATCCAGGGGTATCTGTCGAGCAATGCCAGGGCCACGGTGCGCATCCGCATTCTGGACGACGCAAGGGCGGTGCTGACCCTTAAAGGGCCCAGCAACGGAATTACCCGCTCCGAGTTCGAATACGAGGTGCCTTTGGCCGATGGACGCGAACTCATGGCATTGGCGCGGCCCAATGTCGTGGAAAAGACCCGCCATCTGGTGCCGCACAACGGGTTGGTTTGGGAGATTGATGTTTTCGAAGGCGCGCATGCGGGGCTGGTCATGGCGGAAATTGAGTTGACGTCGGCCGACCAGGCGATCGTGCTGCCCGATTGGGTTGGCCAGGAAGTCAGTCTGGATGACCGCTACGCCAATGCCAGCCTGGCTCGCACGCCCGGCGTGCCGGCCATTGACCCTCACGTGGCGTGA
- a CDS encoding CHAD domain-containing protein gives MAYAFRQNSGFADQIRAIAIEQIDRAIEATEARENFDETVHTLRKSCKKLRALVKLVRPAFADYERENGAFRAIADRFSVARDAAVMVQTMAHIIEQSGERLSGDGIGSLTLLDRLRQRAAHLRGQMGEDELLGLAVDDFRAARQRARAWQFDASGADIVEPGLERAYRRFRKRLEKARKSPDGETIHDWRKAAKVWWYLMRLHERTAPSVMDNLTTQLNMLGEALGDHHNLAVLAGWIASSRGPGDGASEVLLTVIADRQTALAEQAFGLGRQLAAERPATAAGRFRAYRKLLG, from the coding sequence ATGGCCTATGCGTTCAGGCAAAATTCGGGTTTTGCCGACCAGATCCGGGCCATTGCCATTGAGCAAATCGATCGGGCCATCGAGGCGACGGAAGCCAGGGAGAATTTCGACGAAACAGTCCACACCCTGCGCAAATCCTGCAAGAAGCTGCGCGCGCTTGTAAAGCTGGTGCGGCCGGCCTTTGCCGATTACGAGCGGGAGAACGGTGCCTTCCGCGCCATTGCTGATCGCTTTTCGGTGGCGCGCGACGCGGCCGTCATGGTCCAGACCATGGCTCATATCATCGAGCAGTCGGGGGAGCGGCTGAGTGGCGATGGCATCGGCTCATTGACTCTGCTGGACCGATTGCGGCAACGCGCCGCTCATTTACGCGGTCAGATGGGCGAGGATGAATTACTGGGATTGGCGGTGGACGATTTCCGGGCCGCACGGCAGCGCGCGCGGGCCTGGCAGTTCGATGCATCGGGTGCGGATATTGTCGAGCCGGGCCTGGAAAGGGCCTATCGTCGTTTCCGGAAACGACTCGAAAAAGCCCGCAAGTCACCAGATGGCGAAACCATTCATGACTGGCGCAAGGCGGCCAAGGTCTGGTGGTACCTGATGCGCCTGCATGAACGCACGGCGCCTTCGGTCATGGACAATCTGACAACCCAGCTAAATATGCTCGGCGAGGCGCTGGGGGATCACCACAACCTGGCTGTCCTGGCGGGCTGGATCGCATCATCGCGCGGCCCCGGCGATGGGGCGAGCGAGGTTTTGCTCACCGTCATCGCCGACCGGCAAACGGCGCTGGCTGAACAGGCGTTTGGACTGGGCCGGCAATTGGCCGCCGAGCGTCCGGCGACGGCTGCCGGCCGCTTCCGGGCCTATCGGAAATTGTTGGGGTAG
- a CDS encoding methylated-DNA--[protein]-cysteine S-methyltransferase: MCQQTVLAGNRALAPASADAYGHGMETVTFETALGVFGLGWTGRGLARVLLPDTSQKAMLERLGRDGAVPGEPTRLISSLMNRIEDYAEGQEIGFDDVPLDLGSVPSFHRKAYERLVQVPWGQTITYGDLARELGDVGLSRAVGQAMGANPIPLVIPCHRVLASNGRPGGFSAPGGTVTKVKMLALEGVSVGAPAGQMSFGF, from the coding sequence ATGTGTCAGCAGACCGTTCTCGCCGGCAATCGGGCTCTGGCGCCTGCATCGGCGGACGCCTATGGTCACGGTATGGAAACGGTGACATTCGAGACCGCGCTGGGCGTTTTTGGCCTTGGCTGGACTGGACGGGGCCTGGCGCGCGTCCTGCTGCCCGACACATCGCAAAAGGCCATGCTGGAGCGGCTGGGGCGTGATGGCGCCGTGCCGGGCGAGCCAACGCGGCTGATATCGAGCCTGATGAACCGGATCGAGGATTATGCCGAGGGTCAGGAGATCGGCTTTGACGATGTGCCGCTCGATCTCGGCTCCGTTCCGAGCTTTCACCGCAAGGCCTATGAGCGGCTGGTGCAGGTGCCCTGGGGACAGACAATCACATATGGCGATCTGGCGCGCGAGCTTGGCGATGTTGGCCTGTCGCGTGCTGTGGGCCAGGCCATGGGCGCCAATCCCATTCCGTTGGTCATTCCCTGCCATCGGGTTTTGGCCAGCAATGGCAGGCCGGGCGGTTTTTCTGCACCTGGCGGAACTGTGACCAAAGTGAAGATGCTGGCCCTGGAAGGGGTGAGCGTTGGCGCGCCCGCCGGGCAGATGAGCTTTGGGTTCTAG
- a CDS encoding dihydrofolate reductase family protein gives MARILGYIAASLDGFIVDEKGSLDWLFKYDDMDLGEHDYRNFIKSIRTVVMGRATYDWLANEDTPWAYGDQRAIIVTSRPIESPKGPLETRTDIDALIAELRDLDDGDVWMLGGGQLQMAFLERGALDELEIYVMPELLGGGSPLFPATGYRASPELISAKPLGKGCVRLHYRF, from the coding sequence ATGGCCCGCATCCTTGGATATATCGCCGCGAGTCTTGATGGATTCATCGTCGATGAAAAAGGCAGTCTCGACTGGCTGTTCAAATATGACGATATGGACCTGGGCGAGCACGACTACCGCAATTTCATCAAATCCATCCGCACCGTGGTCATGGGACGCGCCACCTATGACTGGCTGGCCAATGAAGACACGCCCTGGGCCTATGGAGACCAGCGCGCCATCATCGTGACTTCGCGCCCAATCGAAAGCCCGAAAGGTCCGCTCGAGACGCGCACGGACATAGACGCGCTCATCGCCGAACTGCGCGATCTCGACGATGGCGATGTCTGGATGCTCGGCGGCGGCCAATTGCAGATGGCCTTCCTGGAGCGCGGCGCGCTTGATGAGTTGGAGATCTATGTAATGCCTGAACTGCTGGGTGGCGGGTCCCCGCTATTTCCCGCCACCGGGTATCGGGCATCGCCCGAACTGATCTCGGCAAAGCCGCTAGGCAAAGGCTGTGTAAGGCTGCATTATCGCTTTTGA
- a CDS encoding RluA family pseudouridine synthase: protein MPTLTDYFPPTEPYLNVIHVDDDILVVDKQSGLLSVPGKDPSLWDCIEYRARQTWPTAGMCHRLDKDTSGVLVLALNKRAHGRIGSQFEHRKTTKSYIARVAGIIEEDSGLIDLPLATDWLNKPRQKVDHDHGRSAQTEWHVIEREENATRVRLVPLTGRTHQLRVHMKAIGHVILGDAFYADAEALAAADRLQLHAAELGFTHPTTEVFTTYVAPTPF, encoded by the coding sequence ATGCCCACACTCACCGACTACTTTCCACCCACTGAACCCTACCTGAACGTCATCCATGTCGATGACGACATTTTGGTGGTGGACAAGCAATCTGGCCTGCTCAGCGTGCCCGGTAAAGACCCGAGCCTCTGGGACTGCATCGAATATCGCGCCCGCCAGACATGGCCGACGGCCGGCATGTGCCACCGGCTCGACAAGGACACTTCCGGCGTTCTCGTACTTGCGCTCAACAAGCGCGCTCATGGCCGCATCGGCAGCCAGTTCGAGCACCGCAAGACCACCAAGAGCTATATCGCGCGCGTCGCCGGAATCATCGAAGAGGATAGCGGCCTCATCGACCTGCCCCTGGCCACGGACTGGCTCAACAAGCCACGCCAGAAGGTGGATCATGATCACGGTCGGTCCGCGCAGACCGAATGGCATGTCATCGAGCGCGAAGAGAACGCCACACGGGTAAGATTGGTCCCGCTAACCGGGCGCACGCATCAATTGCGCGTTCACATGAAGGCCATCGGCCATGTGATTCTGGGCGATGCATTTTATGCCGACGCCGAGGCGCTTGCGGCAGCTGACCGCCTGCAGCTTCACGCCGCCGAACTGGGCTTCACCCACCCCACCACAGAGGTGTTCACCACCTATGTGGCGCCGACGCCGTTTTGA
- a CDS encoding RidA family protein, translated as MIERIETGIAPSSAPINDAVRSGKHVWLVAIAEDPVSGEIVEGGIEVQARRCIENLEIAAKAAGGSLRNLVMVQIFLTDSADAAGMNAVYREFFTEQPYPVRATVVVKELLAKGLKIEMTATAVLD; from the coding sequence ATGATCGAACGCATTGAAACCGGTATTGCACCTTCGTCTGCACCGATCAACGATGCCGTGAGGTCCGGCAAGCATGTCTGGCTGGTCGCTATTGCCGAGGATCCGGTCAGCGGCGAAATTGTCGAGGGTGGTATTGAGGTGCAGGCACGGCGTTGCATCGAGAACCTTGAAATCGCCGCGAAAGCGGCCGGCGGCAGCCTGCGCAACCTCGTGATGGTGCAGATATTTCTCACCGACAGCGCAGACGCCGCGGGGATGAACGCCGTTTATCGTGAATTCTTCACCGAGCAGCCTTATCCCGTCCGTGCCACTGTGGTGGTCAAGGAATTGCTGGCCAAGGGCCTCAAAATCGAAATGACAGCCACGGCGGTATTGGACTGA
- a CDS encoding chemotaxis protein CheW encodes MSALPQDLDQFETPPGMAIGAGARQFITFTCAGQNFGVDIMSMREIRNWSPVTPLPAQKPDVLGVIDIRGRVVPIHDLALRIGCSAEPRSQHEGQVILVLKVAGHDMGLLVDSVSDIIEVQGDDILPVPQIEGSAAKFLAGIARQGDNLVAILDEETVLRQAVDLTGAAAEPAADTPSTEGHAEFVFLDEI; translated from the coding sequence ATGTCGGCCCTGCCGCAGGATTTGGATCAGTTCGAAACCCCGCCCGGCATGGCAATCGGCGCCGGTGCCCGGCAATTCATTACCTTCACCTGTGCCGGACAAAATTTCGGCGTTGACATCATGTCCATGCGCGAAATCCGCAATTGGAGCCCGGTAACGCCCCTGCCCGCGCAGAAGCCCGATGTACTCGGCGTCATCGATATCCGCGGCCGCGTCGTGCCCATCCATGACCTGGCCCTGCGGATCGGCTGCTCCGCCGAGCCGCGCAGCCAGCATGAGGGTCAGGTGATCCTGGTGCTCAAGGTCGCGGGGCACGATATGGGCCTGCTGGTCGACAGCGTGTCCGACATCATCGAAGTCCAGGGCGACGACATATTGCCCGTCCCGCAGATCGAAGGCTCAGCCGCAAAATTCCTGGCCGGCATTGCCAGGCAGGGCGACAATCTGGTCGCCATCCTCGATGAGGAAACGGTGCTGCGGCAGGCGGTGGACCTGACGGGCGCGGCCGCCGAACCTGCGGCGGACACGCCCTCGACCGAGGGCCACGCGGAGTTTGTCTTTCTGGATGAAATCTAG
- the gpt gene encoding xanthine phosphoribosyltransferase, whose translation MTNPSQKSFPVTWDQFHRDSRALAWRLTGMGTFDAVVAIARGGLVPAAIVARELNIRTVETVAVKSYDHQNQGGIKVLKEISRPVLDIAKNGGKILIVDDLVDTGATARVVRDMLPGAHFATVYAKPKGRELVDTFITEVSQDTWIFFPWDLDVAYVAPISGGTD comes from the coding sequence GTGACCAATCCGAGCCAGAAGTCCTTTCCCGTCACCTGGGATCAGTTTCATCGCGATAGCCGCGCCCTGGCCTGGCGCCTGACCGGCATGGGCACATTCGACGCCGTGGTGGCCATCGCCCGCGGCGGTCTGGTGCCGGCCGCCATTGTGGCTCGCGAGCTCAACATCCGCACTGTCGAGACCGTGGCTGTCAAAAGCTATGACCACCAGAACCAGGGCGGCATCAAGGTCCTCAAGGAAATCAGCCGGCCCGTCCTCGACATTGCCAAGAATGGCGGCAAGATCCTGATTGTCGACGATCTGGTGGATACCGGCGCCACGGCCCGAGTCGTCCGCGATATGCTCCCCGGCGCCCATTTCGCCACCGTCTATGCCAAGCCCAAGGGCCGCGAACTGGTCGACACCTTCATCACCGAAGTCAGCCAGGACACCTGGATTTTCTTCCCTTGGGATCTCGACGTGGCCTATGTCGCGCCGATCTCGGGTGGCACGGACTGA
- a CDS encoding molybdopterin-binding protein produces MTQQDIRITAGMIVIGDEILSGRTKDVNIGAVADFCTDLGIDLTEVRVVSDEMDAIVEAVNALRARYTYVFTSGGIGPTHDDITADAIAAAFGVALPINAQARAMLETRWKQTGTEVNEARLRMARIPEGADLIVNSVSAAPGFRIGNVHVMAGVPVIMRSMLEALAPTLKGGKKVSSVAIKAAVGEGTLGGPLGALQADYPDVKMGSYPQMGKDRVMTELVLRSSDEARLAEAAEKVRAMVAAAHEKAGVAPPDAE; encoded by the coding sequence ATGACCCAGCAAGACATTCGCATCACCGCCGGCATGATCGTTATCGGCGATGAGATACTCTCCGGTCGCACCAAGGATGTGAATATCGGTGCGGTGGCCGATTTCTGCACCGATCTGGGCATCGATCTCACCGAGGTGCGGGTCGTCTCGGACGAGATGGATGCCATTGTCGAGGCGGTCAATGCCCTGCGCGCACGCTACACCTATGTCTTCACCTCCGGCGGCATCGGGCCAACGCATGACGATATTACCGCCGATGCCATCGCTGCCGCTTTCGGGGTGGCGCTGCCGATCAATGCGCAGGCGCGGGCCATGCTGGAAACGCGCTGGAAGCAGACCGGCACCGAGGTCAATGAAGCGCGTCTGCGTATGGCGCGTATCCCGGAAGGAGCGGATCTGATCGTCAATTCGGTGTCCGCAGCGCCGGGCTTCCGCATCGGCAATGTGCATGTCATGGCCGGGGTGCCGGTCATCATGCGCTCCATGCTCGAGGCGCTGGCCCCCACGCTCAAGGGCGGAAAGAAGGTGTCGTCGGTCGCCATCAAGGCGGCGGTGGGCGAGGGCACTTTGGGCGGCCCGCTCGGGGCGTTGCAGGCCGATTATCCGGATGTGAAGATGGGTTCCTATCCGCAAATGGGCAAGGATCGCGTGATGACCGAATTGGTGCTGCGCTCGTCCGACGAAGCGCGGCTGGCCGAGGCGGCCGAAAAGGTTCGCGCCATGGTCGCCGCCGCGCATGAAAAAGCCGGTGTGGCGCCGCCGGATGCAGAATGA